A stretch of Bacillus pseudomycoides DNA encodes these proteins:
- a CDS encoding GNAT family N-acetyltransferase, whose protein sequence is MNKISLKPIDKSNWEEAIKLSVKEEQRTFIASNLYSIAEVQFLDNFYANGIYLDNKLIGFAMFGIDSDDNNYWIYRLMIDKEYQGQGIGIQAIFLIIEKIRSINNKNISLIMIGYNPKNLSAKIAYRKAGFVETELSSWGEQLAKFTL, encoded by the coding sequence TTGAACAAAATATCTTTAAAACCCATTGACAAAAGTAATTGGGAAGAGGCTATAAAATTATCGGTAAAAGAAGAACAACGTACATTTATCGCATCCAATCTTTATTCTATTGCAGAGGTTCAATTTTTAGATAATTTCTATGCAAATGGTATATATCTTGATAACAAGCTAATAGGATTTGCAATGTTTGGAATAGACTCTGATGATAATAATTATTGGATTTATAGACTCATGATTGATAAAGAATACCAAGGACAAGGTATAGGTATACAGGCTATATTTCTCATTATTGAAAAGATAAGAAGTATTAATAATAAAAATATTTCTCTAATCATGATTGGATATAATCCTAAAAATCTTTCAGCAAAAATTGCTTATAGGAAAGCTGGATTTGTTGAAACTGAATTATCATCTTGGGGTGAACAATTGGCGAAGTTCACCTTATAG